In Flavobacterium sp. WV_118_3, one DNA window encodes the following:
- a CDS encoding S49 family peptidase codes for MPNWNEVIEEIKQEQLKNSSSNPLDVIRRKYLKKISEITGRNVIAYYSGWLQKPTSSDTAVNDKDKSGFMLAIHKLDKDKGLDLILHTPGGDIAATESLVDYLYAIFDKNIRVIVPQICMSAGTMIAFSSSEIILGKHSNLGPIDPQIGGVACQAILKEFERAKDDIMKNPSSAALWQVIISKYHPTLLGACQQAIDWSEKMVAKWLSENMFASDPDKVNNVIKTFADHTEQKSHSRHISKEECVAIGLNITSLEEDQELQDAVLTTHHAFMHTFSNTQCVKIIENHNGIAYIEHSILNRS; via the coding sequence ATGCCAAACTGGAATGAAGTAATAGAAGAGATTAAACAAGAGCAGCTTAAAAATTCCAGTTCTAATCCTTTAGATGTAATTAGAAGGAAATATTTGAAAAAAATATCAGAGATTACAGGTAGAAATGTTATTGCATATTATTCTGGTTGGTTGCAAAAACCAACATCTTCGGATACTGCTGTGAATGATAAAGATAAATCTGGTTTTATGTTAGCAATTCATAAGCTAGATAAAGATAAAGGACTTGATTTGATCCTGCATACTCCTGGAGGGGATATAGCAGCGACGGAATCATTGGTGGATTATTTATATGCAATATTTGATAAAAATATAAGAGTTATTGTCCCTCAAATATGTATGTCTGCTGGTACTATGATTGCTTTTTCCTCTTCTGAAATTATTTTAGGGAAGCATTCAAATTTGGGACCAATAGATCCGCAAATTGGGGGTGTTGCATGCCAAGCAATATTGAAAGAATTTGAAAGGGCTAAAGATGATATAATGAAAAACCCTTCTTCTGCAGCGTTATGGCAAGTGATTATATCAAAATATCATCCAACACTGCTTGGGGCATGTCAGCAAGCTATTGATTGGTCTGAAAAAATGGTTGCAAAATGGCTTTCTGAAAACATGTTTGCTTCTGACCCTGATAAAGTTAATAATGTAATTAAAACATTCGCGGATCACACAGAACAAAAATCACATTCAAGGCATATTTCAAAGGAGGAATGTGTTGCTATAGGTTTAAATATTACATCTCTTGAAGAAGATCAAGAATTACAGGATGCTGTTCTTACTACACATCATGCATTTATGCATACTTTTTCAAATACACAGTGTGTTAAAATAATCGAAAATCATAATGGTATTGCATATATAGAACACTCAA
- a CDS encoding Fic family protein, with amino-acid sequence MATPQERLIEALTFLKDIQDKGITGIHTDDIPNIKYRKLLLKKGFMKEVSKGWYIATDPNERDGETTSWYSSYWDFIVQFLNRKYGDNWNLSADQSLLIHAGNWTVPQQLIIRTSQGNNNPTPLPHNTSILNLKTETQPSEQIEVQKGVRLYNLQSALIYCSAPIYSHNPIETRTVLSLISDASELLPILLENGHTTLAGRLAGAFRNIGRKKIADQIVETFKDADYDIREEDPFTSKLTIQLPTRERSPYANRIRLMWMEMREAVIANFPVSPGLITDYKSYLNNIDHIFVTDAYHSLSIERYKVTPELIAEISSGEWNIKENEEDRRHRDAMAARGYFQAFNEVKNTIENILKGANSGIQVELDLAKWHRQLFDPSVSAGILQTSDLAGYRNHQVYISNSKHVPLNVDAMRDTMPILFELLEEESEASVRAVLGHFIFVFIHPYMDGNGRIGRFLMNAMLASGGYPWTVIPVERREEYMQALESASVYQDIVPFSRFLGYLVEEGLKGKAVAELPK; translated from the coding sequence ATGGCAACACCTCAAGAACGTTTAATAGAAGCACTCACTTTTTTAAAGGACATACAAGACAAAGGCATTACTGGCATTCACACCGATGATATTCCCAACATAAAATACCGTAAACTACTCTTAAAAAAAGGTTTTATGAAAGAAGTCTCTAAAGGGTGGTATATCGCTACTGATCCAAACGAAAGAGACGGCGAGACAACTTCCTGGTATAGTTCTTACTGGGATTTCATTGTACAGTTCCTTAATCGTAAATATGGCGATAATTGGAATCTATCAGCCGATCAGTCATTACTTATTCACGCTGGCAACTGGACTGTTCCGCAACAATTAATCATCCGCACTTCACAAGGTAATAACAACCCTACTCCGTTACCTCATAACACATCAATATTAAACCTAAAAACAGAAACACAGCCTTCTGAACAAATCGAAGTTCAAAAAGGTGTTCGCTTATACAATTTACAATCTGCATTAATTTACTGCTCTGCTCCCATATACAGTCACAACCCTATTGAGACTCGTACAGTACTTTCTTTGATAAGCGACGCATCAGAATTGCTACCTATATTATTAGAGAACGGACACACTACTTTAGCCGGGCGTCTTGCTGGCGCATTTAGGAATATCGGAAGAAAAAAAATAGCCGACCAGATTGTAGAGACGTTCAAAGATGCCGACTATGATATCCGTGAAGAAGACCCGTTTACAAGCAAACTTACTATTCAATTACCCACTCGCGAACGTTCTCCATATGCTAACCGTATCCGCCTAATGTGGATGGAAATGCGTGAAGCGGTTATTGCTAATTTCCCTGTTTCTCCAGGTCTAATCACAGATTACAAATCATACCTAAACAACATTGACCATATTTTCGTTACAGACGCCTATCATTCTCTTTCGATCGAACGATATAAGGTAACGCCCGAACTAATTGCAGAAATAAGCAGTGGTGAGTGGAATATTAAAGAAAATGAAGAAGACCGAAGACACAGAGATGCCATGGCTGCAAGGGGATATTTCCAAGCATTCAATGAAGTTAAAAACACAATCGAAAATATATTAAAAGGAGCTAACTCAGGAATACAGGTAGAACTTGACCTCGCCAAATGGCATCGTCAATTATTCGACCCAAGCGTGAGTGCAGGAATACTTCAAACATCCGACCTGGCCGGATATCGCAATCATCAGGTTTATATTAGTAATTCCAAACACGTTCCACTTAACGTAGATGCTATGCGTGATACTATGCCCATACTATTCGAGTTACTCGAAGAAGAATCTGAGGCCTCAGTAAGAGCCGTGTTAGGACATTTTATTTTTGTCTTTATTCACCCTTATATGGATGGCAACGGAAGAATCGGTAGATTCTTAATGAATGCTATGTTAGCTTCGGGCGGTTATCCTTGGACCGTTATTCCGGTGGAAAGACGAGAAGAATATATGCAGGCTCTTGAAAGCGCAAGTGTCTATCAAGATATCGTTCCTTTTTCCAGATTTCTTGGCTATTTGGTTGAAGAAGGGCTAAAAGGTAAAGCCGTAGCGGAACTACCTAAATAA